The genomic window TATTAATCCTTGTTATAAACATGTATTGTTGAATTGTTAAATGTTTCAAACCGTGCATCTTGACAGAACCAATTTTTGCGTTCAGACTAACTACACTCACTAACCTTCTGAATGGTGTTTTTGAAACAAGTTTTGTGTTCGTCCATAGAAGCATTCACAAACTCATCAATATGATCCCTTAAATCTGCTAAGAAACTGGCATCGTCTGACTTTTTCTTTCGACAAGAAGTGCTGACTGGATTTACAGGAGTTGGCAGCAGTCCTGATTCAGGTTTGCTTTTTTGAGATTCCATTTTAGGTAATACTGACTTCACTAAAAGAATCAAAAGAGATAATTACAAGCAAGCCACAAATTCGTCAACTC from Papaver somniferum cultivar HN1 unplaced genomic scaffold, ASM357369v1 unplaced-scaffold_118, whole genome shotgun sequence includes these protein-coding regions:
- the LOC113330386 gene encoding uncharacterized protein LOC113330386 translates to MESQKSKPESGLLPTPVNPVSTSCRKKKSDDASFLADLRDHIDEFVNASMDEHKTCFKNTIQKMFGMSKAVAEKNIGAKEVESVLPLQTTLSD